From the Thermococcus sp. genome, one window contains:
- a CDS encoding bifunctional 2-polyprenyl-6-hydroxyphenol methylase/3-demethylubiquinol 3-O-methyltransferase UbiG: MKALKTFYSRALNAFRKSGGTEEELMWLTGSTLALFPAHRDEVRLRLKTMEEIVRRAEGEILDIGSGSGLLALALFEKGTVIGVEKRADFFPLLRELENGDLKFIRADFLSDDVGRDFDTVVFSYVLHDLEPNPFIKRAAEVLSPGGRVLIGDFDLNGLREKIKGLTGLYGLLVSEELILGRATSHGRECDAFLLVLKKTRRLKNEGGTNPDEG; this comes from the coding sequence ATGAAGGCTCTAAAGACCTTTTATTCCAGGGCACTTAACGCCTTTAGAAAATCTGGAGGGACTGAGGAGGAGCTTATGTGGCTCACCGGTTCGACACTGGCCTTGTTTCCTGCCCACAGGGATGAGGTCAGGCTGAGGCTCAAAACCATGGAGGAAATCGTGCGGAGAGCAGAGGGGGAAATTCTTGACATTGGTTCCGGTTCCGGGCTGCTCGCCCTCGCGCTCTTCGAGAAGGGAACCGTCATCGGAGTCGAAAAGAGGGCAGACTTCTTTCCCCTCCTTCGGGAACTTGAGAACGGAGACCTTAAGTTTATCCGGGCGGACTTCCTCAGCGACGACGTTGGGCGGGACTTCGACACTGTGGTCTTCTCCTACGTCCTCCACGACCTTGAGCCAAACCCGTTCATAAAACGGGCCGCTGAAGTTCTATCGCCCGGTGGCAGAGTTCTCATAGGCGACTTCGACCTTAATGGGTTGAGAGAAAAGATAAAGGGGCTCACCGGGCTTTATGGGCTCCTCGTGAGTGAGGAGCTCATCCTCGGACGGGCAACGAGCCATGGCAGGGAGTGCGATGCGTTCCTGCTCGTTCTCAAAAAAACACGGAGGCTGAAAAATGAAGGTGGCACTAATCCCGATGAAGGTTGA
- a CDS encoding carbon-nitrogen hydrolase family protein, translating to MKVALIPMKVEVGNFEANWREFEKRFEETLEHDPDFVVFPEYCLTGFEEWDFSGAELYDEIVGRVSALARENSVYVIFGLLEPYKNCVYNSALLIGRNGEVLLKHRKFQEPMKFCTGNTVRAAKTEFGKLAIIICGDLYNKRILKWVKRKKPDFIFVPMEYSPDYGELNEEDVEAMGERVKLLGAKTFVVNSYPLGGAWVFDEEGELLTYVTDNELLVWG from the coding sequence ATGAAGGTGGCACTAATCCCGATGAAGGTTGAGGTGGGCAACTTTGAGGCCAACTGGCGGGAGTTTGAGAAGCGCTTTGAGGAGACCCTGGAGCACGACCCTGACTTCGTCGTCTTCCCGGAGTACTGCCTGACGGGTTTTGAGGAGTGGGACTTCAGCGGGGCGGAGCTTTACGATGAAATTGTGGGCAGGGTGAGCGCGCTTGCAAGGGAAAACTCGGTCTATGTAATCTTCGGTCTTCTCGAACCCTACAAAAACTGTGTCTACAACTCGGCCCTTCTCATAGGCCGGAACGGCGAGGTTCTGCTGAAGCACCGCAAGTTCCAGGAGCCCATGAAGTTCTGCACCGGCAACACCGTGAGAGCAGCAAAGACGGAGTTCGGAAAGCTCGCGATAATCATCTGCGGCGACCTGTACAACAAGCGCATACTGAAGTGGGTGAAGCGGAAAAAACCGGACTTCATCTTCGTGCCGATGGAGTACTCACCGGACTACGGCGAGCTGAACGAGGAGGACGTTGAGGCAATGGGAGAGAGGGTTAAGCTCCTTGGGGCTAAGACTTTCGTCGTGAACAGCTATCCGCTCGGCGGCGCATGGGTCTTCGATGAGGAGGGAGAGCTCTTAACATATGTGACAGATAATGAGCTGCTCGTCTGGGGATAA
- a CDS encoding DUF4405 domain-containing protein — MGTTLRMWVSIVLFVLWLITGISGVFLLIGPLAAKLGVSLPVSLMDTLHIYLGFAFFGLSVVHLALNWPAMKSYFRRLTH; from the coding sequence ATGGGCACAACGCTGAGAATGTGGGTATCGATAGTGCTCTTTGTCCTCTGGCTGATAACAGGCATAAGCGGTGTCTTCCTTCTAATAGGGCCCCTCGCCGCAAAACTGGGAGTCTCGTTGCCCGTGTCTCTGATGGACACACTGCACATATATTTGGGCTTTGCGTTCTTCGGACTCTCTGTGGTGCATCTTGCCCTCAACTGGCCTGCAATGAAGAGCTACTTCCGCAGATTAACTCACTGA